CACCGATCACGGCACATACATCATCGGCTTCAGCGTATCCAAACAACATATGGCTGTATCCCCTGAAGAAGCAGGAGTCATCCACTTCTCCGACCAAATCGTGGAGGCCGGCTACAAGCACACCAAAATGCTAGTCCAATTCCCATGGAACCGTCCGTTCGATTTCGCATTACTCAAGAAAATGATCGACTATAACATCTCAGACAAAGCAGAATGCACAACCTTCTGGAGGTAACTATTAAAATTAAGTTTTTTCTTCAAAATAAACTTGAACGCCCGCACATAATTCCTGGATCTATCGTTCTACCCAAGTTAGCAAAACACTGATGCACCTTAGGTTTTTTGTCTTCCTTCACCAATTCAGGTATAATGCAGCAGGAGGGATAGTTATGAAAAAAATATTAATGATGATTATGGCTGCCGGAATTCTTACAGCATGCAGCGAAGAAGCGACAGAACCGAAGAAGCCGGAAGAAGAGTCGCAACAGATTGAAACAAACACCAATGAATCGGGAGTAAATCAAATAGACACATCTGTGTATGAATATGCATCAAATGTGGACATAACAGATGCACGTGAACTAAACAATCACATTACATTAATGATAGATATGAAGACCGATAACCCGGGAATGGCATTTCAACATGTACTCAACCAAACATATGACTTCATGCAACAATCGGACATAGAAGGCGCCGAGACGATCGGTATCAATGTCCGCGTCGATGGTAACAAAGTAGGAATGTTTACAGCCTACCCCGACAAATTCATTCCGAACGATGACGAGCCGATGTCCGATGCTGTATTAGCTGCATCTGAAATTCAAATGATGACGGAAGAAGTAGAGAAATTCGGCGAGACGATGGGATGGAAAAAGGATAACTAAACAACATGGGCACCCGAATAAGTCGGGTGCCATTTTAACTGGGAGTAAATCACATAGGCTTCTAAAAAACGACTTTTTTAGGTTAATTACATACGGAAAAACCTCTCAACCCAGTAAAACACCTTGCGTCCCCAACCACCAACGTATAATACAATCAACTAACCCAACTTCAGAATTAACTTGAGTCACAACTCACGAATTAAAAATGCATAAATCCTCGCAAACACACATAACAGTTTCCAAAAGCTCATCCTCGAATTACTCAAAAACGCGAAAACTCACGCATTACGCCTCCGTACGAACCCCCTAATTTGTCAAAACCATTCATCGCGACGAGCTGATGCTTATCACAAAATCCTCCCGCGACCTCTAAAAGATGTTTTTGAGAGATTCGACATAAGTAAATCTCATCTACAGTCTTCAACCATTCGTGCAAAAAGAAAAACGCCAGAAAATGGCGTTTAACATAATCATGATCATTTACCTTGATTGTTTCTTCATGTTATCTTTCAGGTTCTGTGCCGCATTTTTAGTCGCATCTACAGTCTTCATTGCAATATCTTCCGTTGTTTCCAAAGCATTATGAGCTGTCTCGAATGCGGATCCAGCTGTATTTTTAACGCCTTCCGCAACATTTTTATTATTTTGTTGGTTCTTACCATATTGTTGGTTAGCCATGACGATTCACCTCCTCAACAAGGATAGGATATGTGGTTTGTCATTATTTATCCGTACATAAAAGCGAAAAACGATTCAGAAAACCTATAACATGCATTTATACATGCTAAATCCAACGTTCTACAATAGAAACTCACGCATAAACCCGCCCAGAAACGCATAAACTCCAAAACTCACGCATAAATCCGCCCAGAAACGCATAAGCCCCCGAAGCAACCCCTAATTTGTCAAAACCATTCAGCGCGATCCGAAGTGTAGGGGACAACTCGAACTTCCCGCGTCCAACCCTCATTCACACCCCTCAAAAGTCTTTTTGCAAAATCTAACATTCCTCATAGTGCAATAATCGGAACAATGGTAAAATAGTTATGAATCTTTAAAAACATTGAAAGAGGGGGAAATAATTTGCGCAAACCAGTTCAAAGTAAAAAGTTTCTAGCAACATCGATCATCGCAGCAGCAGTCGTTACTGCGGCAGCAGTTCCGTCAGCTTCAGCCGCTACAGCTACATTTAAGGACGTATCAAAAAACTATCAAAATGCGGTAGATTTCTTGTACACACACGGCATCTCGAGAGGATACACACCTGACCAATTCGGCACGACAGATTCAGTCAAACGTGCGGATGCAGCAGTTCAGATCGCGACGGCACTCGGGTTTGATGCTAGCAAAACATATAAAGATGCTGGGTTCAAAGACGTGCCACTTCGAGCAAAATGGGCAGTCAATGCGCTTGTCGAAGCAGGAATCATCGATGGCCTGAATGCCAACGAATTCGGCTCGGACGAGTTATTGACACGTAACCAAATGGCAAAAGTGCTTGCAAATGCTGCAAATCTTTCAATCGATAATAATGTGAAGTCAACAAAATTCAAAGACGTCAATTCAAATTTCTCGAAATATGTCGAAGCACTTGTGAAGGCTGGCATCACACAAGGGAAGACAGATACAAACTTCGGAGCGTATGACAATGTCACTCGTGGGGAAATGGCATTGTTCCTGTTCCGCTCACAAGAGGGTCTTGGTTTCATCGACTTGATGGTCATGCATATGAACGATCATCACGCATATTTGGATCCGCTTCCTTATGTGTCGACAGTCGTCAATGAATTAAGAAGCAAACATAAGAACAATCTTCTCCTTCATGCCGGGGATGCATTCTCAGGCGACCTCTACTTCAACGCATTCCATGGGGCTGCTGACGTTGCGATGATGAACCAACTCGGTTTCGACGCAATGACATTCGGTAACCACGAGTTCGACTTGGGAAGCACGAAGGAAGGGCATCAAAAGCTTCAGGAATTCGTGAAAGCAGCGAAATTCCCGTTCGTCTCAGCAAACGTTGACTTCACGAAGGACAAGCTGTTCGACGGGCTGCAAACAAGAAAAGTATCAGACAACTATAAAGACGGTCATATCTATAACGGTATTGTCATCAATGTGAACGGTCAAAAAGTCGGCGTATTCGGTCTCACAACTGAAGAAACGCCTACCATTTCAAGCACAGGCGATGTGAAATTTGAAAACTATATCGACCGTGCAAAAGCTTCAGTAAAGGCATTCGAAGATCAGGGTGTTAACAAAATTATTGCACTCACACATATCGGATACGACGATTCACTCGTATGGGACAATGACCAAGAGCTTGCGAAACAAGTTGCAGGCATCGACATCATCGTCGGAGGACATACACACTCTTCCATCGGTGAACCAAAAGTCGTAAACGAAGGCAAAGGCGTGACAATCATCGTCCAAGCACATGAATACGCAAAAGCGCTCGGTACATTGGACGTTAAGTTCAACTCCAAAGGCGAAATCTATTCACACGCTGGAAAGTTGATCGCAACTGATCCTACCGTGAAAGACTTCCCGATTGCTGCGGACAAAGAAGCAGCGAAAGTATTGGAACCATTTACGGCGAAGGTGAATGAAATTAAAAAAACTTCCATCGGCGTTACTGCAAAAGCTCTGCTTGACGGAAAACGGGATTCCGATAATACAGGAGTTTCAAGCGTCCGCCATAATGAAACGAATCTAGGAAACTTAATGACTGACGCAATGCTTTGGAAAGCGAAGTCTATCAACGACAAGACGTCAATTGCAATCCAAAACGGGGGCGGCATCCGTACATCGATTGATGCTGGCGACATTACAAACGGAGATGTACTGAAAGTTATGCCATTCGGAAACGCATTGGCAATCGTAGAACTATCAGGTGCGGATCTTCTGAAGACACTTGAACATAGCGTAGGGGCAGATGCAATCGAAGGTGGAAAAGGATTGAAGGAAAACGGTGCATTCCTGCATGTTTCGGGCATGAAATTCACGTATGACAGCTCGAAAGCAAAAGGGGAGCGCGTCCAAACTGCTCAAGTACTTGAAGGCGGCAAATATGTGGATCTCGATAAAACAAAAACATATACTATCGCTACGAATTCATTCACTGCTAAAGGCGGAGACGGATTCGAACAACTTGGCAATGCATACAAAGCCGGCAAAGTATCCGAGCCAGGATTCGTAGACTATGAAAACTTCATAGAATATGTAAAGACCCTTGGAAAAGAGGTCAATCCAACTGTTGAAGGTCGCATCATCGACACAACTCTAGCAACACAACAAAACGGCTACAAAAAATAATAAGATGAAAATAGAAAATCCTGCTCCATTTCGACTGGAGCAGGGCTTTTTTGATATCTAGTCACCAATCTTTTATCCTAATCGCCTAAATGCGACCTATTACATCTCATTCCATACCCGTTCGGCACCCCTTTTAGACACAAAATCCCAAGAAATTTGAAATTAGTCCGAATGAAACATATTATTATCAGATTCGATATGGTAGACTAAGAGAAACATTTTCCACAAAGGAGTACAGTCTTAGATGAAAAAAATTGTTTTGTTTTTGTTGTCGCTTCTATTGATTTTTTCATTGGACCTTTTCACACCTAAATATGCCTCAGCTGCTTCCGGTTTTGTGGATATCCCTGCTACACATAGAGCATATACAGAGATTAGCTATCTTCAGCAAGGCAATATAACAACATTCGACATCCCAGGCAGATTTGACCCCGATGCACCTATGACACGGGCGCATGCCGCAGCGATGATCGGTAAAGCGGTCCAATTGCAAGGAGCCCCTGTCAATACTAGATTTCCGGATGTTCCAACCGATCACTTTGCGTCAGGATACATAGAAGACTCTGTGAATCGTGGCATCATTTTCGGATACAAACAGGAAGACGGAACATATTTGTACATGCCTGAAAAGCAATTGAAACGCGGAGAGATGGCTTTGCTCATCAGCAGGGCATTCGGTTACCAATCCGATACGACGAATGCAGCGGCACAAGAATTCATGGCCAAAGGTATTTCAGAAGGAATAGGTAAAGGGAACTTCGGTACCGAGGAGCTTATGAAACGTGGCGATTTCGCTGTATTCCTAGCCCGCGCCGTCAATGCTGATTTCCGTACGAAAAGCCAAGATATGACAGCCACATCAATGTATGTCGATGTAAATGAAGACACATCCCTCAACATGAGGACAGGCCCATCTGAAGGCTATGATGTAACAATGAAATTATTCAGTGGCTACCCGGTTGACATTACGTACACTGTTGGAAACTGGGTTTATGCAAAAGTTGGAAATGACTCTGGTTTCATTCATGGTGATTACCTATCCACCGATCAGCCTTCAATTAGTAATATCAAAGATCCGATTAGTGTCATCACTGGTCCCGTCACTGGTCCCATCAGTGGCAAAAAGCCTCTGAATCAACTGACGATCGTCATTGACCCGGGTCATGGCGGAAAAGATCCCGGAGCAGCTGGAAATGGTATGCGTGAAAAAGACATCGTCCTTGATATCTCGAAACGGATGAAAAACTATTTCCAAGGCACACCGATCAATATCAAGCTGACGCGGGAGACAGACGTTTTCCTTGAACTTTCACAGCGTGTTCAATTTGCACAGAGAAATAAGGCGGACTTATTTGTAAGTGTACATGCCAATGCATTTAACGGAAAAGCTTCCGGCATAGAGACATTCTATTACAGTGCTGCCCGTAATCCGAACGTGTCAGAATCCAAAGCCCTTTCAACGTATATCCAGAATAGGATGCTCGAAGCTTGGAATCTTCCAGATCGACGCGTCCAAAGCAAATCACTGCATGTCATCCGTGAAAATACGATGCCTGCAACATTGATTGAAGTCGGTTTCATCGACAATGCAAAAGATGCACAGTACATCAAATCTCCTGCACATCGTGAAACAATGGCAAAAGCAGTGTTTCTAGGGACTCTCGATTATCTGTATCACTATGAGGGTCGTTCAGAGGTATCGCCTCTTTACTCGAAATACAATGCGACCCCATCTAAAAAATATCATTAATAAGTAAATTAACAGCCCTACTGGAATTTCGTTCTAGAGGGCTTCTTTTATAGTTATTTTGAAGAGGACGGTGAAGGCAATGAAGAAATATATTACATCCATTGCAATCGCATTAACGCTTATATTCGCATTGCAACTCCAGACGATGGCTCAGGAGCAGCAGGGTGAGTATCTAATAAGCGGTGGAAAACAGGCCGAACTGATGGAGTATATGAAGGAAAGTGGCATGCACATCGAAAAAATGTATCCATCACTCGATATACTATCTGTCTCGCTATCAAGCGCCGAGCTCGCCAAGTTGGAAAAAGCATTTCCGAATATCGTAATCCAAAGCAACAGATCATATCAAAAAAGCACTGAAAAAGATCTTGCCTCCAGCACGCTGATCAACACCACAAGAGGCAGCACTTCCCCTTATACTGGTAAAGGCGTTAAGGTTGCAGTCCTTGATTCCGGAATCGACGTGAAACATCGTGACCTCCGTGTCAAAGGAGGTTATTGTTCCATGAAAACGGAATGCGCAATGGTCGTCTCCTATGACGATGACAATGGCCACGGGACCCATGTCGCGGGCGTCATAGCTGCACTGTCCAATCAGACGGGCATTGTAGGGATTGCCCCCTCCGTCGAACTTTATAGCATCAAGGCGCTTAATAGTTTCGGAGTCGGAACGACCAATAGTTTAATAGACGGAATCGATTGGGCGATGAAGCAAAAAATCGATATTCTGAATTTGAGCATTACAACAGACCAAGATGATCCCGCACTTGAAAAAGCGCTTCAAAAAGCATATGCACAAGGCGTCCTCATTGTCGCATCCGGCGGAAATAATGGCGACCAGGCGAATAGCACGGTCATGTACCCAGCAAAATATGATTCTGTTATCGCTGTAGCAGCAGTCAATGCTGACTTGACAAAGCTGAAAAATAGCGCGGTCGGAAAGGAAATTGAGATTGCAGCCCCTGGTGCGTCCATTTTCAGCACATACCCGATGAAATGGGATTTCGAGGACGGAAAAGCGGATGGCTATACGCGTCTTTCTGGGACATCTATGGCTACTGCGCATGTATCGGGTATCCTAGCACTCTATAAAGAACGATTTCCACACATGAATAATGACGAATTGCGCCAGCTGATTGCGAGAACTGCCAAGGACCTCGGAAAGGAAGGGAGAGATGACGTTTTTGGTCATGGCCTCATCCAATACAAACCTTCCTTTGATAATACGGTTGATTTTACAGTGCAATCGGAACCCGGTAAATTGACGCTTCAATATAGCGGAAACAAGGACGTTCAAATCGACGGAGCCAACGTTCTGCATCGAACTGATGGAAAGTGGGAGATCTATGGAGTCGCTGGTGATCTTGAAGTTCTGGTGAAGACAAAGATCGACCAAGGCGCAGTTTGGCAAGAAAAGAAGATATACAAAATGCCATCGCCTGTTTTCACGGATATGAACAACAGTCAACGATTTGCAGGTTCAATCGGATTCCTCACGTATAAAGGCCAATTGAAAGGCTTCCCGGGCGGCACAATCCGCCCTTACGAAAACATTACAAGAGCAGAGGCGGCAGCGATTATCGGCAGGGCGCTCGGTTATCCGGAAAAAGCTACGGCGGTTGCCTTTAAGGATGTCTCACCGACTTCTTTCGCCGGGGGCTATATTCAAGCTTTAAAGGAAGAAAAGATCCTTTCCGGATTCAAAGATGGGACATTCAAGCCCGAACAAAAAGTGACACGCGGTGAAATGGCAATTCTCATTTCAAACGCATTTAAGCTGAAATCAGATAATGTCAATAGATTCACAGACAGTCATCCTTCAATGGCTTCCTACAGCGCAGTGAATGCACTAGTCTCTGCCAAAATCACAAACGGCTACACAGATGGCACCTTTAAGCCGAATGACCAAATGAGCCGGGCGGATTTCGCAGTATTCCTGGCTAGGGTTCAAGAAGATGCATTCAAGTGAGAAATCGGGGGAATGAAAATTGAAATTCAAAAAGATAAGAGAAATAATGCTGTTGCTGTTAGTAATGACAATTGCATTTCCGAGTTTGCATGCAAAAGCATCGACCAATAGCCTGGTAGAGTTTGCAAGAAGTTATGAAGGCACTCCGTACAAATTCGGTGGAAATACGCCTGAAACAGGATTTGACTGCTCTGGCTTTATCGTTTATGTCTTTAACCATTTCAATATTTCGCTGCCGCGGACTTCGGAAGGGCAATTCAATTACGGTGTTCCCGTAGATGCATCCGACCTGCAACCAGGTGACCTGCTCTTCTTTAGGGACACATACAAACCGGGAATCTCCCATGCAGGTATCTATTTAGGAAACAATGAATTCATTTCCGCTGAAAATGAAACACGCGGCGTCGCTAAAGCGAAGCTGTTCTCGCATCCGTACTGGGAGCCGCGCTTTGCAGGAGCGAAACGTATGATTGGATCGGCTTCAGCACCGGCCGAACCATCATTGCCCAAGATAACTTTTGAAGACATCACTCCGGATCATCTGGCGTACAACGCCATTTTGAAACTGAGCGGAAACGGAATCATCAACGGGTTTCCAAACAATCAATTCAAACCGGAAGAAACAATTACCCGTGGGCAGGCGGCAGCCATGCTGAATCGCGTATTGAAACTGAATCCGACGAATGAAGTGAATTTTAAGGATGTCGACAAAAAGCATCAGTTCGCAGCACATATTGCCGCGATGAATGAAGCAGACATCTTAAGAGGGTACGAGGATGGAAGATTCGGCTTGGAAGACAAGCTGACACGGACACAGCTTGCTGTCATTATTGATCGCGCCTTCAATCTGCATAAGAAAGTCGACGACCGTGTCTATATTTCCTCACTCTACGTCGACATTCCGCCTACCTATTGGGCAATCGATTCCATCAACGCTTTAAAGCAGTTGGACAAGACAGGCGTCTTCCAAACACCGTCCTATGAATTCACCAAAATCGTGACGCGGGCTGAATTTGCAGCAGCTGTTTATAGCGCCATCGATGTGAATTAAGGTCTGTATCTTAACTAACTGATTCATAGACCGATAGAAAGATGACAAAGCTTTTAGGGGGAAAATAATGAAACGCAAATTAGCAATGATGTTCGTCATCTTTATGCTCATGCTGCAACTGACACCGTCAGTCTCTCACGCAGATGAATTGACAGGTTTGACATTGGAAAAAGAAGTCCGTGAAATGGTATCCAGGGGAATCATTAAAGGATACTCAGACGGCAAAATCTATCCGAAAGCGGACGTGAATCGCGGAGATTTCGCAGCGTTCCTTGCGCGAACAATGGGACTATCACCTGAAGTGCCGGAATTCACGGACGTGAACCCATCATCCGCAATCGCAGGTGAAATCGGAGCCATCCAAAAGAGCGGGATTATGAAAGGCACATTGGACGGTAAATTCATGCCTCTGAAATTAATGACGAGGGAAGAAATGGCCGTCACAGCAGCCCGTGCTATCAACCACTTAGGAATCACAGTCGATGCGAATGACATCGTGCTGACAGATGAATCCCTATTTGCCTCAACGGAAGGGATCAACGCAGCAAAAACGGTATTCGCAGCGGGAATCATGAACGGGACGAAAGTAGATCCGACACGCACCATCATCACATTCGACCCAGCAGGACTTTCAAAGCGGGACCAAGTCGCAGCTGTGCTTAGCCGATT
The sequence above is drawn from the Sporosarcina luteola genome and encodes:
- a CDS encoding N-acetylmuramoyl-L-alanine amidase, which codes for MKKIVLFLLSLLLIFSLDLFTPKYASAASGFVDIPATHRAYTEISYLQQGNITTFDIPGRFDPDAPMTRAHAAAMIGKAVQLQGAPVNTRFPDVPTDHFASGYIEDSVNRGIIFGYKQEDGTYLYMPEKQLKRGEMALLISRAFGYQSDTTNAAAQEFMAKGISEGIGKGNFGTEELMKRGDFAVFLARAVNADFRTKSQDMTATSMYVDVNEDTSLNMRTGPSEGYDVTMKLFSGYPVDITYTVGNWVYAKVGNDSGFIHGDYLSTDQPSISNIKDPISVITGPVTGPISGKKPLNQLTIVIDPGHGGKDPGAAGNGMREKDIVLDISKRMKNYFQGTPINIKLTRETDVFLELSQRVQFAQRNKADLFVSVHANAFNGKASGIETFYYSAARNPNVSESKALSTYIQNRMLEAWNLPDRRVQSKSLHVIRENTMPATLIEVGFIDNAKDAQYIKSPAHRETMAKAVFLGTLDYLYHYEGRSEVSPLYSKYNATPSKKYH
- a CDS encoding 5'-nucleotidase C-terminal domain-containing protein, translated to MRKPVQSKKFLATSIIAAAVVTAAAVPSASAATATFKDVSKNYQNAVDFLYTHGISRGYTPDQFGTTDSVKRADAAVQIATALGFDASKTYKDAGFKDVPLRAKWAVNALVEAGIIDGLNANEFGSDELLTRNQMAKVLANAANLSIDNNVKSTKFKDVNSNFSKYVEALVKAGITQGKTDTNFGAYDNVTRGEMALFLFRSQEGLGFIDLMVMHMNDHHAYLDPLPYVSTVVNELRSKHKNNLLLHAGDAFSGDLYFNAFHGAADVAMMNQLGFDAMTFGNHEFDLGSTKEGHQKLQEFVKAAKFPFVSANVDFTKDKLFDGLQTRKVSDNYKDGHIYNGIVINVNGQKVGVFGLTTEETPTISSTGDVKFENYIDRAKASVKAFEDQGVNKIIALTHIGYDDSLVWDNDQELAKQVAGIDIIVGGHTHSSIGEPKVVNEGKGVTIIVQAHEYAKALGTLDVKFNSKGEIYSHAGKLIATDPTVKDFPIAADKEAAKVLEPFTAKVNEIKKTSIGVTAKALLDGKRDSDNTGVSSVRHNETNLGNLMTDAMLWKAKSINDKTSIAIQNGGGIRTSIDAGDITNGDVLKVMPFGNALAIVELSGADLLKTLEHSVGADAIEGGKGLKENGAFLHVSGMKFTYDSSKAKGERVQTAQVLEGGKYVDLDKTKTYTIATNSFTAKGGDGFEQLGNAYKAGKVSEPGFVDYENFIEYVKTLGKEVNPTVEGRIIDTTLATQQNGYKK
- a CDS encoding iron chaperone, producing the protein MEVFAEFLTKIDNPEHRARTEEVLTWVKTKYPELTPVIKWNQPMFTDHGTYIIGFSVSKQHMAVSPEEAGVIHFSDQIVEAGYKHTKMLVQFPWNRPFDFALLKKMIDYNISDKAECTTFWR
- a CDS encoding S8 family peptidase codes for the protein MKKYITSIAIALTLIFALQLQTMAQEQQGEYLISGGKQAELMEYMKESGMHIEKMYPSLDILSVSLSSAELAKLEKAFPNIVIQSNRSYQKSTEKDLASSTLINTTRGSTSPYTGKGVKVAVLDSGIDVKHRDLRVKGGYCSMKTECAMVVSYDDDNGHGTHVAGVIAALSNQTGIVGIAPSVELYSIKALNSFGVGTTNSLIDGIDWAMKQKIDILNLSITTDQDDPALEKALQKAYAQGVLIVASGGNNGDQANSTVMYPAKYDSVIAVAAVNADLTKLKNSAVGKEIEIAAPGASIFSTYPMKWDFEDGKADGYTRLSGTSMATAHVSGILALYKERFPHMNNDELRQLIARTAKDLGKEGRDDVFGHGLIQYKPSFDNTVDFTVQSEPGKLTLQYSGNKDVQIDGANVLHRTDGKWEIYGVAGDLEVLVKTKIDQGAVWQEKKIYKMPSPVFTDMNNSQRFAGSIGFLTYKGQLKGFPGGTIRPYENITRAEAAAIIGRALGYPEKATAVAFKDVSPTSFAGGYIQALKEEKILSGFKDGTFKPEQKVTRGEMAILISNAFKLKSDNVNRFTDSHPSMASYSAVNALVSAKITNGYTDGTFKPNDQMSRADFAVFLARVQEDAFK
- a CDS encoding NlpC/P60 family protein, giving the protein MKFKKIREIMLLLLVMTIAFPSLHAKASTNSLVEFARSYEGTPYKFGGNTPETGFDCSGFIVYVFNHFNISLPRTSEGQFNYGVPVDASDLQPGDLLFFRDTYKPGISHAGIYLGNNEFISAENETRGVAKAKLFSHPYWEPRFAGAKRMIGSASAPAEPSLPKITFEDITPDHLAYNAILKLSGNGIINGFPNNQFKPEETITRGQAAAMLNRVLKLNPTNEVNFKDVDKKHQFAAHIAAMNEADILRGYEDGRFGLEDKLTRTQLAVIIDRAFNLHKKVDDRVYISSLYVDIPPTYWAIDSINALKQLDKTGVFQTPSYEFTKIVTRAEFAAAVYSAIDVN